A genomic stretch from Burkholderia pyrrocinia includes:
- a CDS encoding PaaI family thioesterase, translating to MDENAVRELLDRLLAPWVRSLGLVPVSIGDDSVTMRLPFSGEFRHSGGVICGQVFTAAADTAMVVAISAALGEFRPMTTVSLNTNFMRPVRKGDVHVTARVLRMGRNLVFGEVELFDEDGKMAVHATSTYALVS from the coding sequence ATGGACGAAAACGCAGTCCGCGAATTGCTGGATCGCCTGCTGGCCCCGTGGGTCCGCTCGCTCGGTCTGGTCCCCGTGTCGATCGGCGACGACAGCGTCACGATGCGCCTGCCGTTTTCCGGCGAATTCCGCCATTCGGGTGGCGTGATCTGCGGCCAGGTTTTCACGGCGGCCGCCGACACCGCGATGGTCGTCGCGATCTCGGCCGCGCTCGGCGAGTTCCGGCCGATGACCACCGTGTCGCTGAACACGAACTTCATGCGCCCCGTGCGCAAGGGCGACGTGCACGTCACCGCGCGCGTGCTGCGGATGGGCCGCAACCTCGTGTTCGGCGAAGTCGAGCTGTTCGACGAGGACGGCAAGATGGCCGTCC